In the genome of Eggerthella sp. YY7918, one region contains:
- a CDS encoding helix-turn-helix domain-containing protein → MANLNETVGARIKLMRKQRGLKQEHLARYLNIDQAIVSKIENGQRPIGAAMLESLCDLFFCSLDDLLEGNIDTTYTRTVAFRADSLSSDDVHAIAAIGRIAHNIEDMITLEKAANDGR, encoded by the coding sequence ATGGCAAACCTTAATGAAACAGTTGGGGCGCGCATCAAGCTCATGCGCAAGCAACGTGGGCTCAAGCAGGAACACCTTGCACGTTATCTGAATATTGACCAAGCCATAGTAAGCAAAATTGAAAACGGGCAACGGCCAATTGGTGCAGCGATGCTTGAATCGCTTTGTGATTTGTTTTTCTGCTCACTTGATGATTTGCTCGAAGGCAATATTGATACCACTTATACGCGCACTGTTGCCTTCCGCGCAGATAGCCTCAGCTCCGATGATGTACATGCCATAGCTGCTATTGGACGCATCGCACACAACATTGAAGATATGATTACCCTTGAAAAGGCTGCAAACGATGGTCGATAG
- a CDS encoding glucose 1-dehydrogenase: protein MYPDLEGKTAVVTGASTGLGYSIATRFLHEGMHVVVNYHSDKHARQAKDLVQRFNASGQTNAVAVQADISSEEGVERLRDSALDTFKSLDVWVNNAGIESRYPTHKLPLDEWEKTLAINLTGVFLGSKAALAYFVETNRQGTIINLSSVHERIPWPTFAAYAASKGGVKLFSETIALEYAHRGIRVNCIAPGAINTPINAEKFADPAARAQTESMIPMGKIGTPEQVAAVAAWLASEESSYVTGTSLFVDGGMSLYPSFEKGDG, encoded by the coding sequence ATGTATCCTGACCTTGAAGGTAAAACAGCTGTCGTAACCGGAGCCTCAACCGGACTTGGGTACAGCATTGCGACGCGGTTTTTACATGAAGGCATGCATGTTGTTGTTAATTACCACAGCGACAAACATGCACGTCAAGCGAAAGATCTTGTCCAACGATTCAATGCTTCCGGCCAAACCAACGCAGTGGCTGTACAGGCCGACATTTCCTCGGAAGAAGGCGTCGAACGTCTGCGTGATTCAGCGCTCGATACGTTTAAAAGCTTGGACGTATGGGTGAATAATGCCGGGATAGAATCGCGCTACCCCACGCATAAACTGCCCTTAGACGAATGGGAGAAAACGCTTGCCATCAACTTAACAGGTGTGTTTCTCGGGTCAAAAGCAGCGCTTGCCTACTTTGTCGAAACAAACCGCCAAGGCACCATCATTAACCTGTCTTCAGTCCACGAGCGCATTCCCTGGCCAACGTTTGCCGCATACGCGGCAAGTAAAGGTGGCGTAAAACTGTTCAGCGAAACTATTGCACTTGAATATGCCCACCGGGGAATTCGCGTAAACTGCATCGCGCCGGGCGCCATCAATACCCCGATTAATGCAGAAAAGTTCGCTGACCCCGCAGCACGCGCCCAAACCGAATCGATGATACCCATGGGCAAAATCGGCACGCCCGAACAGGTTGCTGCCGTAGCCGCATGGCTGGCGTCCGAAGAATCAAGCTACGTAACCGGAACAAGCCTCTTTGTCGATGGTGGCATGTCTCTCTATCCTTCGTTTGAAAAGGGCGACGGCTAA
- a CDS encoding beta-propeller fold lactonase family protein, which produces MHKPAAYTLHRLFVGSYTDEKHDQGIYTILFDEANQHLQVVHQGGHAPNPSFIALHHTLLFAAHELSSRGMLAAYAIAPDGSLVFRGACSSPEDAGTCHVVVHPNGRFLYGSNYESGSVSCCTLTSQAAARSTGARLQVVSGGLPSVYHHGRSINPTRQRAPHVHTASFIPNTHVLAVVDLGLDTITLYQVDGTGPLKQPAQTIPIEAGSGPRMLAYHPTLPLAALINELGNDIMLFRYAHTQTTLATFSCPHWDLLTRLSLPTALLDGTENEALAAHSAFSPDGTFLYASIRGSDRIVWFHLTPEGRLLDRNDVSSGGQGPRHFSLSPDGRFLATVNQFSNDVVIFARDAESGQLHEMCHISIHAPSCVVWG; this is translated from the coding sequence ATGCATAAACCAGCTGCGTACACCCTACACCGCCTGTTTGTGGGGTCATACACTGACGAAAAGCATGATCAGGGTATTTATACGATTCTGTTCGATGAAGCGAACCAGCATCTGCAGGTTGTACACCAGGGAGGTCACGCGCCCAACCCTTCCTTTATCGCCTTACACCATACGCTGTTGTTTGCCGCCCATGAACTCAGTTCGCGGGGCATGCTGGCGGCATATGCCATCGCCCCTGACGGAAGTTTGGTATTTCGCGGAGCTTGTTCATCGCCTGAAGATGCAGGAACCTGCCACGTAGTTGTGCATCCCAATGGGCGCTTTTTGTATGGCTCGAACTACGAAAGCGGGTCGGTGAGCTGCTGCACCTTGACCTCGCAGGCGGCCGCAAGATCAACGGGCGCACGATTGCAGGTCGTAAGCGGCGGCCTGCCATCGGTCTACCATCACGGCCGCAGCATCAACCCAACCAGACAACGCGCGCCTCATGTTCATACCGCCAGTTTTATACCCAACACGCACGTACTAGCCGTTGTCGATCTGGGGCTTGATACCATCACGTTATATCAAGTTGATGGCACAGGCCCCCTTAAGCAGCCCGCTCAAACCATACCCATTGAAGCAGGATCGGGGCCGCGTATGCTGGCATATCACCCCACACTGCCCCTTGCTGCCCTTATTAATGAACTAGGCAACGACATCATGCTGTTTCGTTATGCGCATACCCAGACTACACTGGCCACGTTTTCCTGTCCCCATTGGGATCTTCTTACACGACTAAGCCTTCCAACAGCCCTGCTTGACGGTACGGAAAACGAAGCCTTGGCAGCTCATAGTGCCTTTTCGCCCGATGGAACATTTTTGTATGCATCAATACGCGGAAGCGACCGCATCGTATGGTTTCATCTGACGCCAGAAGGCCGCTTACTTGACCGCAATGATGTGTCGTCTGGCGGGCAAGGGCCCCGACATTTCTCACTTTCTCCGGATGGGCGCTTTTTGGCTACCGTAAACCAGTTCAGCAACGACGTAGTCATATTCGCACGAGACGCCGAATCAGGCCAACTGCACGAAATGTGCCACATATCCATCCACGCACCCTCATGCGTTGTGTGGGGATAA
- a CDS encoding molecular chaperone, translated as MTVVRAMELQASSDMYSLLRLFMRRPERDLVTAITSGALTLDVFSILKDIGLPTADAELVADKLQVKVDSEEELEDLFHRVRKDYTHLFSNPSFSVVRIHESEFLNDGSYRDTRNINLNSIARDVRSCYMKLDETVRPAMTEQPDHMDNELAYMASLRALHAAALNQHDEKSVAVIAQEAETFFRRHLAVWGKDFFAAVERESKECVYQTVGKLGQVFMKTELGQR; from the coding sequence ATGACCGTTGTACGTGCTATGGAACTTCAGGCGTCATCAGATATGTATTCGTTATTAAGATTGTTCATGAGGCGTCCTGAGCGCGATTTGGTAACAGCGATAACTTCGGGCGCGCTCACTTTGGATGTCTTTTCAATTTTGAAGGATATAGGCTTGCCTACGGCTGATGCCGAACTGGTGGCAGATAAACTACAGGTTAAAGTTGACTCCGAAGAGGAACTGGAGGATCTCTTTCATCGTGTGAGAAAAGATTACACTCATCTGTTTTCGAACCCTTCCTTTTCGGTTGTTCGTATTCATGAAAGCGAGTTTCTTAACGATGGTTCATATCGCGATACACGCAATATCAACTTGAACAGCATCGCTCGAGATGTTCGTAGCTGCTATATGAAACTGGACGAGACAGTTCGTCCAGCTATGACAGAACAGCCTGATCATATGGATAATGAACTTGCCTACATGGCATCATTAAGAGCACTTCATGCTGCTGCTCTTAATCAACATGACGAAAAGAGTGTTGCGGTAATTGCGCAGGAAGCCGAAACGTTTTTTCGAAGACACCTTGCAGTATGGGGTAAAGACTTTTTCGCTGCTGTTGAGCGCGAATCCAAAGAGTGCGTGTATCAAACGGTAGGAAAGCTTGGACAGGTTTTTATGAAGACCGAACTTGGGCAAAGATAA
- the ffh gene encoding signal recognition particle protein produces MLENLSERLQGIFSGLRGKGRLTEDDINEAMREIRMALLEADVNFKVVKGFVARTKERCLEAEVLESLTPAQNVVKIVLDELTELLGRTDSKLVLSSRIPNVIMLVGLQGSGKTTAAAKLAYRLKQENHSPLLVACDVYRPAAADQLETLGSEIGVRVYRGDGKDPVRIATEGIQDAIDNLRDVVIVDTAGRLHVDDEMMDEAEAIKRAVKPDQILMVVDAMTGQDVVNVASAFAERVDFDGVIMSKMDGDARGGGALSIKQVTGKPIKFISSGEKPDSLEEFHPDRMAKRILGMGDVVSLIESAVKVQHEEIEQEQTERMMRAQLNLNDFIEMNRQIRKMGGVSKLVAALPGGDKALGSGQVDEGAFDHMEVIINSMTKAEREKPDLLNGSRRARIAAGAGVSVSDVNQLIKKFNETKKMMKKLMPAAEEMAGGKRGKKGKKGRRRRMGLPGGMGGMSMADLKKLQDMMGE; encoded by the coding sequence ATGCTCGAAAACCTTTCTGAACGACTTCAAGGGATATTTTCCGGTCTGCGCGGTAAAGGCCGCCTGACCGAGGATGACATCAATGAAGCGATGCGCGAGATTCGCATGGCGCTTCTGGAGGCCGACGTCAACTTCAAGGTGGTGAAGGGGTTCGTCGCGCGCACGAAGGAGCGTTGCCTTGAGGCTGAGGTGCTTGAGTCGCTTACGCCGGCGCAGAATGTGGTGAAGATCGTCCTTGACGAGTTGACCGAGCTTCTGGGCCGCACGGACTCCAAGCTAGTCCTCTCCAGCCGCATTCCCAACGTCATCATGCTGGTGGGTTTGCAGGGTTCCGGCAAGACGACGGCTGCTGCGAAGTTGGCGTACCGTCTGAAGCAAGAGAACCACTCGCCGCTGCTTGTGGCCTGCGACGTGTATCGTCCCGCTGCGGCCGATCAGTTGGAAACGCTCGGCTCTGAAATTGGCGTGCGTGTGTATCGCGGCGACGGGAAGGACCCGGTTCGCATTGCGACCGAGGGTATCCAAGACGCCATCGACAACCTGCGCGACGTAGTGATTGTGGACACGGCGGGCCGCCTTCATGTGGACGACGAGATGATGGACGAAGCCGAGGCCATCAAGCGCGCCGTGAAGCCCGACCAGATCCTTATGGTGGTCGATGCGATGACTGGCCAGGACGTGGTGAATGTGGCCAGCGCGTTTGCCGAGCGCGTGGACTTCGACGGCGTTATCATGTCGAAAATGGACGGCGACGCACGCGGCGGCGGCGCGCTCTCCATCAAACAGGTAACGGGCAAGCCCATCAAGTTCATCTCGTCGGGTGAGAAGCCTGACTCGCTTGAAGAATTCCACCCCGATCGCATGGCGAAGCGCATCCTCGGCATGGGCGACGTGGTAAGTCTCATCGAAAGCGCCGTCAAGGTGCAACACGAGGAAATTGAGCAGGAGCAGACCGAGCGCATGATGCGCGCGCAGCTCAACCTCAATGACTTCATCGAAATGAATCGCCAAATCCGTAAAATGGGTGGCGTGTCAAAACTGGTCGCTGCGCTTCCCGGCGGCGATAAAGCGCTTGGGAGCGGACAGGTTGATGAAGGTGCGTTCGACCATATGGAAGTTATCATCAACTCGATGACAAAGGCCGAACGCGAAAAGCCCGACTTGCTGAACGGCAGCCGTCGTGCGCGTATTGCCGCCGGCGCCGGGGTGAGCGTGTCCGATGTGAATCAGCTCATCAAAAAATTTAACGAGACAAAGAAGATGATGAAGAAGCTTATGCCCGCTGCCGAGGAGATGGCTGGTGGTAAGCGCGGCAAAAAGGGCAAGAAGGGTCGCCGCCGTCGCATGGGCCTGCCCGGCGGCATGGGCGGCATGAGTATGGCCGACCTGAAGAAGCTTCAGGACATGATGGGAGAATAA
- a CDS encoding ImmA/IrrE family metallo-endopeptidase, translating into MVDRKSFYEAVRLSEEFRANHGIDNLAPLNIFDVAENTPRLTVVFYPLGDNISGMCLKQGEYSVIAVNSLQSRGRQRFTLAHEFYHLHYDKTDGTIICPKDAGQRNDVEWQADTFASYLLLPYHALRNELKVRGIGTDTDGVEYETLLCAIVEIEQKFRISRMALLVRLQREGVINEAEKAKLSSQVRAEVRRLGYPTALYEPTHGTDAKKAQGDYVDRIYRLFGSNLISQEKAEQLLADGFRDDIWIETIEGGEMVD; encoded by the coding sequence ATGGTCGATAGAAAATCATTTTACGAAGCGGTACGTCTTTCTGAAGAATTCCGAGCAAATCACGGCATCGACAACCTGGCTCCGCTTAATATTTTTGACGTTGCAGAAAATACACCTCGTCTTACAGTTGTCTTCTATCCACTCGGCGACAACATTAGCGGCATGTGTTTGAAACAGGGGGAGTATTCCGTTATCGCCGTAAACTCCCTTCAATCTCGTGGGCGTCAACGGTTCACTTTGGCACATGAGTTTTACCATCTTCACTACGATAAAACAGATGGAACTATCATCTGCCCCAAAGATGCTGGCCAACGCAATGATGTTGAATGGCAGGCAGACACATTTGCTTCTTATCTGCTTCTTCCCTATCACGCACTCCGCAATGAACTCAAAGTACGAGGTATCGGCACTGACACCGACGGCGTTGAATACGAAACATTGCTTTGCGCTATTGTGGAAATCGAGCAGAAATTTCGCATCTCACGTATGGCTCTTCTTGTAAGGCTGCAACGCGAAGGGGTTATAAATGAAGCTGAAAAAGCAAAACTGAGCTCACAAGTAAGAGCCGAGGTGCGGCGCCTCGGATACCCAACAGCGCTTTATGAACCGACCCATGGCACGGATGCCAAAAAGGCGCAGGGTGATTATGTCGACCGCATCTATCGGCTTTTTGGAAGCAACCTTATTTCCCAAGAAAAAGCTGAGCAACTGCTTGCAGATGGCTTTCGGGACGACATTTGGATCGAAACTATCGAAGGCGGCGAGATGGTTGACTGA
- the ftsY gene encoding signal recognition particle-docking protein FtsY: protein MGFFDRISEGLSRSRDKFKEQMNVLLDRGPNLDEDFWDGLEETLILADIGGAAASEIVDNLRDQATRQALPDAYAVLDLLNDQIAETFTPGGEDVLGGGEAIVLFVGINGTGKTTTVGKLAKEATDAGRTVLLGSADTFRAAAIEQLEVWAQRAGVEVVTRERGSDPASVCYDTIERAEQQGADLVLIDTAGRLHTSADLMRELEKVVSVVRKRANMPVYTVLVTDATTGQNGLAQAREFDRALDLDGVIVTKLDGTAKGGIALAVSHDLSLPILKIGVGEGLDDLKDFDAHDFARALIGDFDERS from the coding sequence GTGGGATTTTTTGATCGAATAAGTGAAGGGCTTTCGCGTTCACGCGACAAGTTCAAGGAGCAGATGAATGTCCTTTTGGACCGCGGTCCCAATTTGGACGAGGATTTTTGGGACGGTCTTGAGGAAACGCTCATCTTGGCCGATATCGGCGGGGCGGCAGCCTCCGAAATCGTTGATAATCTGCGCGATCAGGCGACACGGCAAGCGTTGCCTGATGCCTATGCCGTGCTCGATTTGTTGAACGACCAAATTGCTGAGACGTTTACGCCGGGTGGCGAGGATGTGCTGGGCGGCGGCGAGGCTATCGTGCTGTTTGTGGGCATCAACGGCACGGGCAAGACCACCACGGTGGGCAAGCTCGCCAAGGAAGCTACTGATGCGGGTCGCACGGTGCTTTTGGGAAGTGCCGACACCTTCCGCGCGGCGGCTATCGAGCAGCTGGAGGTGTGGGCACAGCGTGCAGGTGTGGAAGTGGTTACGCGCGAGCGTGGTAGCGACCCGGCAAGCGTGTGTTACGACACCATCGAACGTGCCGAGCAGCAGGGTGCAGACCTTGTGCTTATCGATACCGCCGGGCGTCTGCATACTTCGGCCGATCTTATGCGTGAGCTTGAAAAAGTCGTGAGCGTCGTGCGTAAACGCGCAAACATGCCGGTGTATACCGTGCTAGTCACCGATGCGACAACCGGCCAAAACGGCTTGGCGCAGGCGCGTGAGTTTGACCGTGCACTCGATTTGGATGGTGTCATTGTCACCAAGCTTGATGGTACGGCAAAGGGCGGTATCGCGCTGGCGGTTTCGCACGATCTCAGCTTGCCAATCCTCAAGATTGGGGTGGGTGAGGGCTTGGACGACCTTAAAGACTTCGATGCCCACGATTTCGCTCGCGCTCTCATCGGTGACTTCGACGAGCGTTCGTAA
- a CDS encoding S8 family serine peptidase: protein MKRFLALVLAIVLSGMSLPALATQDFSASDDNPLIGSDDNARTINDLLQVGEYAEGRVLARVTDEYAPIATYSNEDAVSTSDLYSYVPDASAATARNRAATPTDRVVLVESSTLSTEELLRSLADTPGVLLAEPDYVYHPEEPTAAVSEAASASAEPDPTHAGTARTAPTTNDPLLEEQWQFASTSDVSGAANVLKLWNEKGILSKKLPEVVVAVADTGVDYHHPDLAQSMWTNPGDIGLDGTHGYDWVDGDDDPMDGSFHGTHVAGIIAAGVNNALGGAGVAPNAKIMALRIGGDDGFTMSRTISAYDYVRRAVQNDEPVVAVNNSWGGQTSCFILNSVIDDLYQNMGVVSICASGNASSNIDQALANPSGLPSEGIITVNAADKDDSLGDFSNYGAIGTDLAAPGVGILSTVPESQGIAAPERDDTVILQDGFEGDPGLFAFTTGGEVTSSIERTEEEWSGTEPSGKSLRWTVDDPHEGQMSELILSSTAPGAAEAVRPGKTLDDVRFLTFDSKVIDSSKSGLSRTLRIFVGSFGDNWVEITPEEDCYARYETWNTCIVPLSDEQRGLIDWENLSIKITRTFAAQDEGQRLEFGIDTISLVEAFPYDVLDGTSMATPVVTGAYALIAGLFPDEDCTTWRARILGGVSRAGALSGTCTSDGSLDIIRAASDPYPVVDALEVAADGTLAATVRGSWFGDSGGRVLLDGAELEITSWNSHEIKVVLPASLASQKRSVQVERADGETGRLNVLVRTGEKAAHYEDLPLPPLDDLGLRLDDQALPWRLVAAGGKLYATADFVCSNDDPFNGVLVYDPRNKTWDIEKGLSDFLQNRQINFAITSHDRFLYVLEIDPFKLYRYDPTTQTLSDPLDCDAALSSLGYNSHFVDGTSLTCDGRFIWIAGNMDADGYALPQAARLDIKTGEVRGLAPLAHERLAPTLCVVEGELLVAAGDKTVYGGGLVDGVERFQGDTWAFTSLPSEITPKQSGHAASAVLPAGATVAGGSTPHERMLLAGLTTADLSGSDTYVYDPVVDTWQALPVRLSATKLSFMQGAVVDDAFYVIGVDVAAQQPVFRRMTFELAPADEEGDLPTPSALVATGDAATREVAILVGLVVLAALALVTGRITGNTFLSGKDQR, encoded by the coding sequence ATGAAACGGTTTTTGGCTCTTGTTTTGGCCATCGTGCTTTCTGGTATGTCGCTTCCTGCGCTCGCGACGCAGGATTTTTCTGCGTCTGATGACAACCCCCTGATCGGCTCGGATGATAACGCCCGAACGATCAATGACCTGCTGCAGGTAGGAGAGTACGCCGAAGGCCGCGTGCTTGCGCGAGTAACCGACGAGTATGCGCCTATCGCCACCTATTCCAACGAGGATGCAGTGTCTACCAGCGATCTGTACTCCTACGTGCCCGATGCCTCGGCGGCTACGGCACGCAACCGCGCTGCGACGCCTACCGACAGGGTTGTGCTTGTGGAGTCATCCACGCTTTCCACCGAAGAGCTGCTTCGTAGTCTTGCCGACACACCGGGCGTTCTGTTGGCTGAACCCGACTACGTCTATCATCCCGAAGAGCCGACCGCTGCGGTATCTGAGGCTGCTTCCGCCTCCGCCGAGCCTGACCCTACCCATGCCGGTACGGCTCGTACCGCACCGACCACCAATGACCCGCTGCTTGAAGAGCAGTGGCAGTTCGCTTCCACCAGCGACGTTTCCGGCGCCGCAAACGTGCTCAAGCTTTGGAATGAGAAAGGAATTCTAAGTAAAAAACTACCCGAAGTGGTGGTGGCGGTGGCCGACACCGGCGTTGACTACCATCATCCCGACCTTGCGCAATCCATGTGGACGAATCCCGGCGACATTGGGCTTGATGGGACGCATGGCTACGATTGGGTCGACGGTGACGACGATCCGATGGACGGCAGCTTCCATGGCACGCATGTGGCAGGAATCATCGCCGCAGGGGTAAATAACGCCCTGGGTGGGGCGGGCGTGGCCCCTAACGCGAAGATCATGGCGTTGCGTATCGGGGGCGATGATGGTTTTACTATGTCCCGCACGATCAGCGCATACGACTATGTGAGACGCGCGGTGCAGAATGACGAACCCGTGGTGGCGGTGAACAATTCCTGGGGCGGACAGACCTCGTGTTTCATTTTGAACAGCGTGATAGACGACCTCTATCAAAACATGGGGGTCGTATCGATATGCGCTTCGGGAAACGCGTCGAGCAACATCGATCAGGCTTTGGCGAACCCCTCGGGCCTTCCTTCGGAGGGTATCATCACGGTAAATGCGGCCGACAAGGACGACTCGTTGGGCGATTTCTCAAACTATGGCGCGATCGGCACCGATCTTGCTGCGCCCGGGGTGGGTATTCTCTCTACCGTTCCCGAATCGCAAGGTATTGCCGCTCCTGAGCGAGATGACACCGTCATTTTGCAAGACGGATTCGAAGGCGATCCAGGACTGTTTGCCTTTACGACGGGCGGCGAGGTGACATCAAGCATTGAGCGGACCGAAGAGGAATGGTCCGGTACAGAGCCGTCGGGGAAAAGTCTGCGATGGACAGTTGACGATCCGCATGAGGGCCAGATGTCCGAGCTGATACTTTCGTCAACAGCTCCCGGTGCCGCCGAAGCTGTCAGACCAGGTAAAACGCTTGACGACGTTCGCTTTCTCACATTTGATTCAAAGGTAATCGATTCCTCCAAATCGGGCCTCTCGCGTACCTTGCGTATCTTTGTAGGTTCTTTCGGTGACAACTGGGTAGAGATAACCCCCGAAGAAGATTGCTACGCCCGGTATGAAACATGGAATACCTGCATCGTTCCTCTCTCGGATGAGCAGCGCGGCTTGATCGATTGGGAGAACCTATCCATCAAGATCACGCGTACGTTTGCCGCTCAAGACGAGGGCCAGCGTCTGGAGTTTGGAATCGACACTATCTCGCTGGTGGAGGCGTTCCCGTATGACGTTTTAGATGGCACTTCGATGGCCACACCGGTGGTGACAGGAGCCTATGCCCTGATTGCGGGTTTGTTCCCGGATGAGGACTGTACCACCTGGCGGGCGCGTATCTTGGGCGGCGTCTCGCGTGCGGGGGCGCTTTCGGGCACCTGCACGTCGGACGGCTCGTTGGATATCATACGGGCCGCAAGCGACCCGTATCCCGTGGTGGACGCGCTTGAAGTTGCTGCAGATGGGACGCTTGCGGCGACGGTTCGCGGAAGTTGGTTCGGCGACAGTGGCGGCCGCGTGCTTTTGGACGGCGCGGAACTGGAAATTACGTCGTGGAATTCCCACGAGATCAAGGTGGTACTGCCCGCTTCGCTTGCCTCGCAGAAACGCTCTGTGCAGGTGGAGCGTGCGGACGGCGAGACCGGCCGTCTCAATGTGCTCGTGAGAACGGGGGAGAAGGCTGCTCATTATGAGGATCTTCCCCTTCCCCCTTTGGATGATCTTGGTCTTCGCTTGGACGATCAGGCCTTACCGTGGCGGCTGGTGGCGGCTGGAGGGAAGCTGTATGCTACCGCGGATTTTGTGTGCTCCAACGACGATCCGTTCAATGGTGTGCTGGTGTATGACCCGCGCAACAAAACCTGGGATATCGAAAAAGGCCTGTCAGACTTTTTGCAAAACAGGCAAATCAATTTTGCGATCACATCGCATGATAGGTTTCTCTATGTGCTCGAAATCGATCCGTTTAAACTGTATCGCTACGATCCGACCACCCAGACGCTCTCCGACCCTCTTGACTGCGACGCCGCTTTAAGCAGCTTGGGCTACAACAGTCATTTTGTAGATGGCACCTCTCTCACCTGCGATGGGCGATTCATATGGATAGCTGGCAATATGGATGCGGACGGATACGCCCTTCCGCAAGCTGCTCGGCTGGATATCAAGACAGGGGAAGTAAGGGGACTTGCCCCCTTGGCGCATGAACGCTTGGCACCCACCTTATGTGTGGTGGAGGGCGAGTTGTTGGTGGCGGCAGGAGATAAGACGGTGTACGGCGGCGGCCTCGTGGACGGAGTCGAGCGTTTTCAAGGCGATACGTGGGCGTTCACGTCGCTTCCTTCTGAGATCACGCCGAAGCAAAGCGGACATGCGGCATCGGCGGTTCTGCCGGCCGGTGCCACAGTTGCGGGTGGTTCCACGCCGCACGAGCGAATGCTGCTGGCGGGTTTGACCACCGCTGATTTGTCGGGTAGCGACACGTACGTATACGACCCAGTGGTCGACACGTGGCAGGCGCTGCCTGTGCGTCTTTCGGCAACGAAACTATCATT
- a CDS encoding 4Fe-4S dicluster domain-containing protein, whose translation MVYSMLIDLKRCVGCQACVTRCKSANATPPNVLRSRVDRIVEGTYPDTVKQIIPMLCMQCENPPCVEICPQKATYKREEDGVVVVDKEKCIGCESCTTVCPYGARYLIDLSSGYFGAKFTEYEEIAYQRMVDHTIDKCDFCLSRTAEGTTPEPACCVACVAGARVFGTQEDIEKLVTESDRDAIKLMEEEGTGPTVVYLPDVRY comes from the coding sequence GTGGTTTACTCAATGCTTATTGACCTCAAGAGATGCGTGGGTTGTCAAGCGTGCGTTACCCGCTGTAAATCGGCAAATGCTACTCCACCAAATGTGCTGCGTTCGCGCGTCGACCGCATTGTGGAGGGCACATATCCCGATACTGTCAAGCAAATCATACCTATGCTGTGTATGCAGTGCGAGAACCCTCCTTGTGTTGAGATCTGCCCCCAGAAAGCTACCTACAAACGCGAAGAGGACGGCGTTGTGGTGGTTGATAAAGAGAAGTGTATTGGATGTGAGTCTTGTACCACCGTGTGCCCTTACGGTGCTCGCTATCTGATCGACCTGTCAAGTGGTTACTTTGGCGCAAAGTTTACTGAGTACGAAGAGATTGCTTACCAACGTATGGTGGATCATACCATCGACAAGTGCGATTTCTGTCTGAGTCGTACGGCTGAAGGCACTACACCGGAGCCAGCATGCTGTGTCGCGTGTGTGGCTGGTGCGCGTGTTTTTGGAACTCAGGAAGATATTGAAAAGCTGGTGACGGAAAGTGATCGTGATGCGATAAAACTGATGGAGGAAGAGGGAACGGGTCCGACCGTGGTTTATCTCCCGGACGTGCGTTATTAG
- a CDS encoding YitT family protein, which produces MARWLDFKHTPNLAGKLLFSTLGIICISLGISVCRVGDVGVDPFTAMNIGISARIGMDLGTYQLIVNALILVFVFALDRMLIGPGTIINMVGVGYLVQFFTWLFDMVPLPGGFISAALHLIVGTLLFTLGVSLYLKTRMGVAPIDAIAPIAVERTRFKYTACRMTQDITVAIIAIIAGGPIGVFTIIAAFFTGPFITMWNRFFTLPLYKRFNILDREEFAEESAR; this is translated from the coding sequence ATGGCAAGGTGGCTTGATTTCAAACACACACCCAACTTGGCGGGAAAGCTCCTGTTTTCAACACTTGGCATTATTTGCATATCGTTGGGAATTTCAGTTTGTCGCGTTGGCGACGTAGGCGTTGATCCGTTTACCGCTATGAACATAGGCATAAGCGCGCGCATTGGTATGGATCTGGGCACCTATCAGCTCATCGTGAACGCCCTTATTCTTGTCTTCGTGTTTGCGCTCGATCGCATGCTTATAGGACCGGGTACCATTATTAATATGGTAGGCGTGGGCTATCTTGTGCAGTTTTTCACGTGGCTGTTTGATATGGTTCCTCTGCCTGGCGGATTCATAAGTGCAGCATTGCACCTCATAGTTGGCACCTTGCTGTTCACACTGGGTGTTTCTTTATATCTCAAGACCCGTATGGGTGTCGCACCCATTGACGCCATTGCGCCCATCGCGGTAGAACGAACGCGTTTCAAGTATACGGCTTGTCGCATGACGCAAGATATCACAGTTGCCATCATCGCCATCATTGCCGGAGGACCCATCGGAGTCTTCACCATTATTGCCGCATTCTTCACCGGTCCCTTTATTACGATGTGGAACCGATTTTTTACCCTGCCTCTGTACAAGCGTTTTAACATTCTCGACCGAGAAGAATTTGCGGAAGAGTCCGCACGATAG